The following is a genomic window from Bacillus sp. V2I10.
TCAGGCTGTTCAAGCAGAAGCTTTGCCAAAAGAACCTTAGTCCGCTGTCCTCCGCTCAGTGCAGATACGTCACGGTCGAGTCCGATTGCATCAAGGCCAAGGCCGCGTGCTGCTTCCTCTACCTTAATATCCAGGGAATAGAATCCGCCGGCATCAAGGTGATCCTGAATTTCCCCCATTTTCTCAAGCAGCTCTTCCAGTTCTTCTGGACTCGCACTGCCCATAAGTCCAATGACTTCGTTCAGTTCTTCTTCTTTTTTATATAAAGGCAGGAAAGCGTCTCTTAAAACGTCTCTAATTGTTTTCCCTTTTGATAACACAGTATGCTGGTCAAGGTACCCGTAATGAACGCCGGGTGTCCATTCCATTTTGCCTGAATCATGGATCAGCTCTTTCGTAATAATGTTCATCATGGTCGATTTCCCAACACCGTTTGCGCCGACAAGACCAACATGTTCACCAGGCAAAAGTCTGAAGGAAACGTCTTTAAATAAGGTCCGGTCGCCAAAGCTGTGGCTTAACTTCTCAATTGTAAGTAAACTCATAATCTATTTAACCCTCCGCTGCATTCTAAAATATTCATTCTTCCATCATACTAAATCCTTATGTTTTAAGCTATACCGGAAAGCCGGAACATTATGGCACAACTGCATAATCCCATTAAGCTTGCTTATAAACAAAAAAAGCAGCGTTTCCGCTGCTACATGACATGCTTATTCATTTAAATCTTCGAGCATATTATCGATGCATCTTAAAATGGTTTGCTTAGAGGTTTGTGAATTTTCTTTTATAATAATACAGGTTTTCCCTGTAATACGGGTTGCAAGGTCTTCATGATAGGCTGCTACGATGTTCGGATTCATTACATAAAACATGAGACCTTCTTGTCTGCTGGCATAGCCGACAAGGGGCTCACTGTCCATGTAATAAACGGGAAATCCATATTCAAATCCTTCTTTTGCCCCAGGCAGGGCTGAAAGAATCTTAGTCCGGAGCACATGCATATCCTCCAGATGTTCTTCATTTGCTTTGCGGAAATAAAACTGTACTTCTGAGTGCATCAAGGTACCTCACTTTCTGCTTGTCAAAATCATGAATCTCTTCTAATTATGGTAACATAAAAGGGGAAATTGGTTTAAGGCAAAGGGCAAAGAGGATGAGAGAAACGGATTTAGCCATGTATTTTGACAGATTTACACATATAGAAAAAATAGATAAAGGTTTTTCAAGCGACTTAAAATTTTTAGCTGTTTGCATAAGCGCTTTCTACAAAGAAAGCGGTATTCATTTAGAATATGGCGAGAAAACAATAAGGTTCATCGATGAAAACTTATGCATCGTCCCCGCGTTCTTTTACATGATGATTTCCATCCTGCCAATTTTTATAGTCAGAAATAGAGAGGTGCAGGCTGCATAAGATTTAACCGCTAAGATTTTAGTGATTCCGATCATGGTGGTTCAAATCTTTCGGCAGTATTTTGTGATACCATATAATATCGAATGAAAGTGAGGAATGTGACTATGGGAAAAATCATCGTACTTGCAGAAAAACCCTCTGTAGGGAGGGATTTAGCAAGAGTTTTACAATGCGGAAAAAAAGGCAACGGATACTTTGAAGGCAG
Proteins encoded in this region:
- a CDS encoding DUF1801 domain-containing protein, which gives rise to MHSEVQFYFRKANEEHLEDMHVLRTKILSALPGAKEGFEYGFPVYYMDSEPLVGYASRQEGLMFYVMNPNIVAAYHEDLATRITGKTCIIIKENSQTSKQTILRCIDNMLEDLNE